A genomic window from Chaetodon auriga isolate fChaAug3 chromosome 13, fChaAug3.hap1, whole genome shotgun sequence includes:
- the LOC143330539 gene encoding helix-loop-helix protein 2-like — MMLRPDQAESDLPWGQTDTETLLDTLNVQSGSMPAEPAHVPALSREEKRRRRRATAKYRSAHATRERVRVLAFNVAFAELRKLLPTLPPDKKLSKIEILRLAICYISYLNHVLNV, encoded by the coding sequence ATGATGCTCCGTCCCGACCAGGCCGAGTCCGACCTGCCCTGGGGCCAAACGGACACGGAGACCCTTCTGGACACTCTGAACGTGCAGTCCGGGTCCATGCCGGCCGAACCCGCGCACGTGCCCGCTCtcagcagggaggagaagaggcgGAGGAGGCGCGCGACAGCTAAATATCGATCCGCGCACGCCACCAGGGAGCGTGTGCGCGTGTTGGCCTTCAACGTGGCCTTTGCAGAGCTGAGGAAACTGCTCCCAACGCTCCCCCCAGACAAGAAGTTATCCAAGATTGAGATCCTGCGACTCGCGATTTGTTACATCTCCTACCTCAACCACGTGCTGAATGTTTAG